In Candidatus Defluviilinea proxima, a single genomic region encodes these proteins:
- a CDS encoding FHA domain-containing protein, which yields MTVTKKRCPACNKENDEQATICMYCGKWLEEVSTEFVGIPDASDSAQDVKIESFIDLEWIPENGIGIQVAGEPTPIYVPVRKDLIIGRTTEFTPPTDNFLDLANLNAGHMGVSRRHVMIKRLESGYEAIDLTSSNGSWLNDRRLVPNIPYPFPSGSQLRMGNMRLLIMYRPKK from the coding sequence ATGACCGTTACCAAAAAACGCTGTCCCGCTTGCAACAAAGAGAATGACGAACAAGCCACAATCTGCATGTATTGCGGCAAATGGCTCGAGGAAGTTTCAACAGAATTTGTAGGGATACCCGATGCTTCCGACAGTGCTCAAGATGTGAAAATAGAGTCTTTCATTGACCTTGAATGGATACCTGAAAACGGGATCGGTATTCAAGTAGCGGGAGAGCCCACTCCCATTTATGTACCCGTCCGCAAGGACCTGATCATCGGGCGAACAACAGAGTTCACCCCTCCCACAGATAATTTTCTCGATCTCGCCAATCTGAATGCTGGCCACATGGGAGTATCAAGACGACATGTAATGATCAAGCGGCTCGAATCTGGATACGAGGCGATTGACCTCACCAGTAGTAACGGCTCGTGGCTGAACGATAGACGGCTCGTCCCCAATATCCCTTATCCCTTCCCAAGCGGATCACAACTACGCATGGGAAATATGCGGCTTCTCATCATGTATCGTCCTAAAAAGTAA
- a CDS encoding FHA domain-containing protein: protein MNASGKICPVCKKENEFAVSVCKYCAAQLEEISTQFVAMPESSEERSSTLATQIESFFNVGLIPEEGIGIHIAGEITPLYIPFSKELVIGRAMEATSTSETLLDLSEQNAGTLGVSRRHAKIQRTTSGYEVIDLSSRNGSWLNAERLVPNRPYPFASGSQLRIGNMRILIAYHPIPKG, encoded by the coding sequence ATGAACGCTTCAGGAAAAATTTGTCCCGTTTGCAAGAAAGAAAACGAATTCGCAGTCTCAGTCTGCAAGTACTGTGCCGCGCAATTGGAAGAAATTTCAACGCAATTTGTGGCAATGCCAGAAAGTTCTGAGGAACGTTCCAGCACTCTAGCCACACAAATCGAATCATTCTTCAACGTCGGATTGATCCCTGAAGAAGGGATCGGCATCCACATAGCAGGCGAAATCACGCCGCTTTACATTCCTTTTTCCAAAGAACTTGTGATCGGGCGTGCAATGGAAGCGACATCGACATCAGAAACTCTTCTTGATCTCTCTGAGCAGAACGCTGGCACCTTGGGGGTTTCAAGACGACACGCAAAGATACAACGAACAACATCTGGATATGAAGTCATAGACCTTTCCAGTAGAAACGGGTCATGGCTGAACGCCGAACGGCTCGTCCCAAATCGTCCTTACCCATTTGCAAGCGGATCACAATTGCGTATCGGTAATATGCGCATTCTCATCGCATATCATCCCATACCAAAGGGCTAA
- a CDS encoding DNA polymerase III subunit epsilon, whose product MNSIVAIDIETTGLSQDRDAIIEIGAVRFKGHRVEDEWTSVINPGRHIPEFISGLTGITDSEVRNAPKFQEVRNDLQAFIGEVPVVGHNVRFDLGFLQKGGIAQYNEVIDTYELAAVLMPTASRYNLGALGKQLGILLPATHRALDDARVTMAALNKLFEMARELPLDVIAEIVRHGEVLDWDANWAFQEILRSRAKEGIKAKKTKKQEAFFDDAKYPPLSNPDEPTPLNTDEVASILEYGGPFSQYFETFEQRPEQIGMIRAVSDALSYGSHLMVEAGTGVGKSFAYLVPSALFALQNNTRVVVSTNTINLQDQLIQRDLPNLSQALNLDFRFAVLKGRSNYLCPRRVENMRHFGPKNADEMRVLAKVMVWQLNDTSGDRSQLNLTGPTEREVWTRMSAEDDACTTETCIKRAGGTCPFHRAKSASQSAHVLVVNHALLLSDVATGSKVLPEYSHLVIDEGHHLESATTNALSFRLSQFDMDRMMKEVGGTNAGVLGRLLGETNETLRPADFGLIQQKVNRATDKAFRIEQMNREFFNVLSEFARLQREGQPQSNYAWQSRVLPATRTLPFWDEVEMAWDATGETLRNLLTELGEIYKAAAELYADGHDELEDVMGDISNVTRRLTEAEANITGMISKPANGMVYWIEVQPNQNRLSLNAAPLSVASLVEKYLWHEKRSVVLTSATLTTHGEFKYIRNTLGADEADEMQLGSPYDYESAALLYIASDIPEPNQNGNQQILDKTIINTAKATGGRMLVLFTSYAALKKTSQAITGPLAREEIYVYEQGDGASPNALLESFKATDRAVLLGTKSFWEGVDVPGDSLSVVFITKLPFDVPTDPLIAARSEIYEDSFNQYYLPEAILKFRQGFGRLIRTASDRGVVAILDKRVMTKQYGRLFLESLPQCTARQGPAGNLPREAGKWLGL is encoded by the coding sequence ATGAATTCAATCGTAGCCATAGATATTGAAACGACTGGTTTGAGTCAAGACCGCGATGCCATTATTGAAATTGGAGCGGTGCGATTCAAAGGGCATCGCGTAGAGGATGAGTGGACCTCGGTCATCAATCCCGGCAGGCATATCCCAGAATTTATCTCGGGGCTGACAGGCATCACAGATTCAGAAGTTCGCAACGCTCCGAAGTTTCAAGAGGTCAGGAATGACTTGCAAGCCTTCATCGGCGAGGTGCCTGTAGTTGGACATAACGTCCGCTTCGATTTGGGATTTTTGCAAAAGGGCGGAATCGCGCAATATAACGAAGTCATTGATACGTATGAATTAGCCGCTGTGCTCATGCCCACAGCCAGCCGTTACAACCTCGGCGCGCTTGGCAAACAACTTGGTATTCTGCTCCCTGCCACCCACCGCGCGTTGGATGATGCACGCGTCACGATGGCGGCATTGAACAAATTGTTTGAAATGGCGCGCGAGTTGCCACTTGATGTCATCGCTGAGATCGTTAGGCACGGCGAAGTGCTGGATTGGGATGCAAATTGGGCGTTTCAAGAAATCCTGCGCTCACGTGCCAAAGAGGGGATAAAAGCAAAGAAGACCAAAAAGCAAGAGGCATTCTTCGATGACGCCAAATATCCACCACTGAGCAACCCTGATGAGCCTACTCCGCTCAACACAGATGAGGTCGCATCCATTCTTGAGTACGGCGGACCGTTCTCACAATATTTCGAAACCTTTGAGCAGAGACCCGAACAGATCGGCATGATCCGCGCCGTGAGCGATGCGCTCTCGTATGGAAGTCACTTGATGGTCGAGGCGGGCACGGGCGTCGGTAAGTCTTTTGCTTATCTCGTACCATCAGCATTGTTCGCTCTGCAAAACAATACACGTGTTGTAGTTTCAACGAACACGATCAACCTGCAAGATCAACTCATTCAACGCGACCTGCCCAATTTAAGTCAGGCGCTCAACCTTGATTTCCGTTTTGCGGTACTTAAGGGCCGTTCGAATTATCTTTGTCCGCGACGTGTGGAAAATATGCGTCACTTCGGCCCCAAGAACGCAGATGAAATGCGCGTGCTGGCAAAAGTCATGGTGTGGCAACTCAATGACACGAGCGGAGATCGAAGCCAGTTAAATCTCACGGGACCGACCGAGCGTGAGGTGTGGACTCGGATGTCGGCTGAGGATGATGCGTGCACGACCGAAACATGTATCAAACGTGCAGGCGGCACATGTCCGTTCCATCGCGCAAAGTCCGCGTCACAATCCGCTCATGTGCTGGTCGTCAACCACGCGCTTCTGCTTTCCGATGTCGCTACGGGCAGTAAAGTCCTGCCAGAATATTCGCACCTCGTCATTGACGAAGGTCATCACTTGGAATCAGCAACGACCAACGCGCTATCGTTCCGTCTGAGTCAATTTGATATGGATCGCATGATGAAAGAGGTCGGCGGGACAAATGCGGGCGTGCTCGGGCGATTGCTCGGCGAGACGAACGAAACGCTTCGCCCTGCGGACTTTGGCCTGATTCAGCAAAAAGTAAATCGTGCCACCGACAAAGCGTTCCGCATCGAGCAGATGAACCGCGAGTTTTTCAATGTGTTGAGCGAATTCGCGCGCCTGCAACGGGAAGGACAACCACAATCGAATTATGCGTGGCAATCACGCGTACTCCCTGCCACACGGACGTTACCATTCTGGGATGAAGTGGAAATGGCATGGGATGCCACAGGCGAGACCTTACGCAACCTGTTGACCGAACTGGGCGAGATCTACAAAGCCGCCGCCGAGTTATACGCGGATGGGCACGATGAACTCGAAGATGTGATGGGCGATATCAGTAACGTGACGCGCAGGCTGACCGAAGCTGAAGCAAACATCACCGGCATGATCAGCAAGCCTGCCAACGGCATGGTCTACTGGATCGAAGTACAACCCAACCAAAATCGTTTGTCTTTGAACGCCGCGCCATTGAGCGTAGCATCATTAGTTGAAAAATATTTGTGGCATGAGAAACGTTCTGTGGTGCTGACCTCCGCCACATTGACTACACATGGCGAGTTCAAATACATCCGTAACACACTCGGCGCAGACGAAGCCGACGAGATGCAACTCGGTTCGCCCTATGATTATGAAAGCGCGGCTCTACTCTATATCGCCAGCGACATCCCCGAACCAAATCAGAACGGCAATCAACAAATTCTTGACAAGACCATCATCAACACCGCCAAAGCCACGGGCGGACGCATGCTCGTGCTGTTTACATCCTACGCGGCGTTGAAGAAGACATCGCAAGCCATCACGGGACCACTGGCACGGGAAGAGATCTACGTCTATGAACAAGGGGACGGCGCTTCACCGAACGCGTTGCTCGAATCGTTCAAAGCCACGGACCGCGCTGTATTACTCGGAACCAAATCCTTCTGGGAAGGCGTGGACGTGCCTGGCGATTCGCTCTCCGTTGTCTTCATTACCAAACTGCCCTTCGACGTTCCCACCGACCCGCTCATCGCGGCACGCTCCGAAATTTACGAAGACTCGTTCAATCAATACTATCTGCCCGAGGCAATTCTAAAATTCCGCCAAGGATTCGGCCGTCTCATCCGCACCGCATCAGACCGAGGCGTGGTCGCCATCCTTGACAAGCGCGTGATGACGAAGCAATACGGCCGCTTGTTTCTGGAATCTCTGCCACAATGCACAGCAAGACAAGGCCCCGCAGGAAACCTTCCGCGCGAGGCTGGAAAGTGGCTGGGGCTGTAG
- a CDS encoding glycosyltransferase family 39 protein, producing MQKDDTNRENTILKGTILPALLSLVGAIIALYPNNPNNVPVPSRDSGVFLYIGWRILNGDIPYRDVWDHKPPLIYYIDALGLSLTPKSLWGVWTIEFIFIFLTILLIYKALNRELGIFPALTGTIILTSGLLSIINRGNVTEEYALVFQALCIYLFIRAREKNYPPIQMLWIGLCGGMAFYFKQTTIGVWITFVILLVLTRIKQKTIPISEFIYLMIGWSLPIVIFTLYFYVNHALGDLWNQVFIYNFLYIKQRDGIRHLIATFIKGFAFLKQGWVLYFALAGWLAGVFYLWIEKKDFLKGKNALILFSVVDLPIELMFILVSSHSILHYYLAPLPVMALLSGIVIYIILQIAGKFLPRGFIQNNIMGLGLLAIVILAQVPKAKGYREYMESLVGTSRLPIAEYIVTHTDEKDKVLIIGAESVVNFLTQREAPTRYVYQYPLALTGNQQMFEEYFNQIIENKPVLIIDTRGKTEITDKLYLPLQKRSEVVRDGVKYLGENYEHVAQFGDWFIYKLKGSQ from the coding sequence ATGCAAAAAGACGATACGAATCGTGAAAATACAATACTAAAAGGAACTATCTTACCTGCTCTGCTTTCATTGGTCGGAGCAATTATTGCTTTATATCCCAACAACCCCAATAATGTGCCTGTACCCTCACGCGACTCTGGGGTTTTTCTTTATATTGGATGGCGAATACTTAATGGCGATATCCCATATAGAGATGTATGGGATCATAAACCGCCGTTAATTTATTATATCGATGCTCTTGGCTTATCACTAACGCCCAAATCACTTTGGGGTGTTTGGACGATTGAATTTATCTTTATATTCCTTACGATCCTATTAATCTATAAAGCTCTAAATCGGGAGTTAGGCATTTTCCCTGCCCTAACGGGGACAATCATATTGACATCTGGCTTATTATCAATCATTAACCGTGGTAATGTAACCGAAGAATATGCTCTGGTTTTCCAGGCCCTATGCATCTACCTTTTTATCAGGGCAAGAGAAAAGAATTATCCGCCTATACAGATGTTATGGATCGGTTTATGTGGAGGCATGGCATTTTATTTCAAACAAACGACAATTGGAGTTTGGATCACATTTGTTATTTTGCTGGTACTTACAAGGATAAAGCAAAAAACAATACCGATTTCTGAGTTTATATACTTAATGATCGGATGGTCTCTACCGATTGTTATTTTTACGTTATATTTTTATGTCAACCACGCATTGGGTGACCTTTGGAATCAGGTATTTATCTACAATTTTCTTTATATCAAACAGCGTGATGGTATACGGCACCTAATAGCAACGTTTATCAAGGGGTTTGCCTTTCTAAAGCAAGGCTGGGTTCTATATTTCGCATTGGCAGGTTGGTTAGCCGGGGTCTTCTACCTATGGATTGAAAAGAAAGACTTCTTAAAAGGGAAAAATGCATTAATTCTTTTCTCAGTCGTCGATTTACCAATCGAATTAATGTTTATTTTAGTTTCCAGTCACTCCATCCTCCATTATTATCTTGCCCCTTTACCTGTTATGGCACTTCTGAGTGGTATCGTTATTTACATCATATTACAAATTGCAGGTAAATTTCTACCACGCGGATTCATCCAAAATAATATTATGGGGTTGGGGTTACTCGCCATAGTGATTCTCGCACAAGTACCTAAAGCGAAGGGGTATCGCGAGTACATGGAAAGCCTGGTAGGTACTAGCCGATTACCGATAGCTGAATACATTGTTACGCATACAGATGAGAAAGATAAAGTTTTAATTATTGGAGCAGAAAGCGTTGTAAATTTCCTTACCCAAAGGGAAGCTCCCACACGTTATGTTTATCAATATCCACTAGCCTTAACGGGAAATCAACAAATGTTCGAGGAGTATTTCAATCAAATAATAGAGAATAAACCTGTCTTAATCATCGACACTCGCGGTAAGACAGAGATAACCGATAAACTTTACCTGCCACTACAAAAGAGGTCCGAGGTCGTGAGAGATGGCGTCAAATATCTTGGCGAAAATTACGAACATGTTGCTCAGTTTGGTGATTGGTTTATCTACAAATTAAAGGGTAGCCAGTAA
- a CDS encoding GxxExxY protein: MQNRSKFEGKHSELTGKILGAFFKVHQELGYGFSEKVYENSLVILLNEIGLKVEPQVDLHVYFHGQKVGTYKADLIVNDVVLLELKAAEKIVEDHAAQLLNYLKATDIEVGLVLNFGPTAEFRRKIYDNERKGSLSWIKK, from the coding sequence ATGCAAAATCGTAGTAAATTTGAAGGCAAGCATTCTGAATTAACAGGAAAAATTCTTGGCGCTTTCTTCAAGGTTCATCAAGAACTTGGATATGGGTTTTCCGAAAAGGTATATGAAAATTCCCTGGTGATCTTGCTGAATGAAATCGGCTTGAAAGTGGAGCCACAGGTAGACTTGCATGTTTACTTTCACGGGCAAAAAGTTGGCACATACAAAGCGGACTTGATCGTGAACGATGTGGTTCTGTTGGAATTGAAAGCAGCAGAAAAGATCGTTGAGGATCATGCCGCCCAGCTTTTGAACTATTTGAAGGCAACCGATATTGAAGTTGGGCTGGTGCTCAATTTCGGCCCAACTGCCGAGTTCCGCCGAAAAATTTATGACAATGAACGTAAGGGCTCTCTTTCTTGGATCAAGAAATGA
- the plsX gene encoding phosphate acyltransferase PlsX has product MTTIVVDAMGSDNYPGPDVEGAVMAAREYGVKIILTGDASKIQPILDSHNAAGLPIRVVHAPEMLTMHDKGEDLVMKARHKDAQNSMAVGYDLVKNGEADAFVTAGNTGAAMVTALFRLGRIRGVDRPALAPPFPTAKGYCIVLDIGANPECKPENLLQFGIMGSVYAERVRGVKNPRVGLISNGEEAGKGSELVKAAYPLLEKANLNFVGNLEGKELFNSHADVAVTDGFTGNVLLKSTEAVAKLIIEKIRDAIKGGGPLTILGGLLIKPAMGKIKKILDPSEEGAAPLLGINGLVFIGHGRSDALAMKNAVRVAKEAAESKVLDAIKAAIEENLKR; this is encoded by the coding sequence ATGACGACGATCGTTGTGGATGCGATGGGGAGCGACAATTATCCGGGGCCAGATGTAGAGGGCGCTGTGATGGCGGCACGAGAATATGGAGTAAAAATTATTTTGACAGGGGACGCTTCAAAGATTCAACCGATACTTGATTCACACAATGCGGCTGGTCTGCCCATTCGCGTTGTCCACGCACCTGAAATGCTGACGATGCACGACAAAGGCGAAGACCTTGTGATGAAGGCACGCCACAAGGATGCGCAAAATTCAATGGCGGTGGGGTACGATCTAGTCAAGAACGGTGAAGCGGACGCGTTCGTCACGGCGGGCAACACCGGCGCGGCAATGGTGACCGCATTATTTAGGCTCGGGCGCATTCGCGGCGTGGATAGACCCGCGCTCGCCCCTCCCTTCCCTACAGCGAAGGGATATTGCATTGTGCTGGATATCGGAGCAAACCCCGAGTGTAAACCAGAGAATCTTTTGCAATTCGGGATCATGGGCAGTGTATACGCGGAGCGTGTGCGTGGTGTAAAAAATCCGCGTGTGGGGTTGATCTCAAACGGTGAAGAAGCTGGTAAGGGAAGCGAGTTGGTGAAGGCGGCGTATCCGCTTTTGGAGAAGGCGAACCTCAACTTTGTAGGAAATCTCGAAGGCAAGGAACTGTTCAACAGTCACGCGGATGTGGCCGTAACAGACGGCTTTACCGGTAACGTGTTGTTGAAGTCCACTGAGGCGGTTGCCAAACTGATCATCGAAAAGATACGTGACGCTATTAAAGGTGGAGGTCCGCTGACGATCTTAGGCGGGTTGCTCATCAAACCTGCCATGGGCAAGATCAAGAAAATACTTGATCCCAGCGAAGAAGGCGCGGCTCCCTTGCTGGGTATCAATGGCCTGGTCTTTATCGGCCATGGACGGTCGGATGCACTGGCAATGAAGAACGCAGTCCGCGTGGCGAAGGAAGCGGCCGAGTCAAAAGTACTCGACGCGATCAAAGCCGCGATTGAAGAAAATCTAAAGAGATAA
- a CDS encoding GAF domain-containing protein yields the protein MIFSKAEERRRAITASIFLLFSFIAVSIEQIMTGNIPFIALVLLFVSYFLARTHWYKFATLVLLVTLSFPSFLIALTRPNPEPDQILAAFVWIVLPLTLSGLIYSVQTTIIYSTINIIVLAVLPFIRSELNFGVMAPALGFYMLASLFTITVMVQRNKIENDRQKDLIDNHIKLSEEASQREKFVENAQRHADQLMTINEVGRAVAELRDLTDLLEVVYEQVKKVVSVDAFYVALYNSKNNTVSYPIMYDDGKYYPTEPEPVANQSFMHGFLQGATASLILRTKEELVLPIKSHEAIGNESKKSASLLFAPLKVREKVIGLISAQSYTMNVYSATDLKLLEGIANQVSVAIENSRLYASAQRELEERQNIEEQLRAAETRYRELVERIPAVIYSAETGDTGHWFYVSPQIKSLLGFEPEEWITNPNLWYQQIHPEDRDDTVRTEALSLEKGLSIETEYRMIAKDGRVLWIHDQSISVSTSNDKKLIVQGILTDITTRKQAELFLKESEERYHRLFVTTHRQAQELSLLSAVQNTLARELDLDALFHKVVEEIAKMFGYIFVSLYMLEDGQLHLKHQIGYEAENVLETISPTEGISGQVLNNGQAVLIKDVTNEPRFLRASPQIQSEVCVPLFDGDEICGTLNVESSSNYPLNEDDLRLMNLLAEQINIAIRRARLYTERAENLEREQHINDFAHAISSTIDNLPNALETAARVSVALTGAETGTVSIMSADGSAIVNAYSFNEHRDISRIIPKGQGLTWLAYEKRRPIIEDEYSRHPNAMPEWIATGIHAFMSIPIISAGKSLGVIAVYKRKPGRKFTPRDLSMLEAIAQETAIAIQNAQLFDALQKELMKHRETQERLVQSVKELENKNAELERFTYTVSHDLKSPIVTIAGFLGFLEEDIKKERHEKIPHTISRIREAAKKMERLLSELLELSRIGRLINPPKDIPFGELVEETLEMVHGQLTERQVEVKVEADLPVVHVDHVRMVEVLQNLIVNAIKFMGAQERPIIEIGMQEKDGNKVFFVKDNGMGVAPKFHDRIFGLFNKLDPSSDGTGIGLALVKRIIEVHGGKIWVESEVGKGATFFFTLENKDQ from the coding sequence GTGATTTTCTCTAAAGCCGAAGAGCGCAGACGTGCCATCACAGCATCTATATTTCTATTATTCTCATTTATTGCGGTCAGCATTGAACAGATCATGACAGGCAACATTCCTTTCATTGCGTTGGTTCTATTGTTCGTTAGTTATTTTTTAGCGCGCACACATTGGTACAAATTTGCTACATTGGTTCTGCTGGTTACGCTTTCTTTTCCATCCTTTCTAATTGCTCTTACCAGACCCAACCCCGAGCCCGATCAAATCCTTGCCGCCTTTGTATGGATCGTTCTACCACTCACCCTTAGTGGGCTGATCTATTCGGTGCAGACCACCATCATCTATAGCACAATAAATATTATCGTTCTAGCAGTGTTGCCTTTTATTCGTTCCGAATTGAATTTCGGGGTTATGGCGCCAGCACTTGGCTTTTACATGCTCGCATCCCTATTCACGATCACTGTGATGGTTCAACGCAACAAGATCGAGAATGACAGGCAAAAGGATTTAATCGACAATCACATTAAACTTAGCGAAGAAGCGTCTCAAAGGGAGAAGTTTGTAGAGAATGCACAACGGCATGCCGATCAACTTATGACCATCAACGAGGTAGGACGTGCTGTAGCGGAATTAAGAGACCTGACGGATCTACTGGAAGTCGTTTACGAACAAGTCAAGAAAGTTGTTAGTGTCGATGCGTTTTATGTTGCTTTATATAACTCAAAAAACAATACCGTCTCCTATCCGATCATGTACGACGATGGGAAGTACTATCCAACAGAGCCAGAGCCAGTTGCCAATCAAAGTTTTATGCACGGTTTCTTGCAAGGTGCAACCGCGTCACTCATTCTGCGCACAAAAGAGGAATTGGTACTACCGATCAAAAGCCATGAGGCAATCGGGAATGAATCGAAGAAATCTGCCTCTCTGCTTTTTGCTCCACTAAAAGTTAGAGAAAAAGTGATCGGGCTGATATCTGCACAAAGTTATACGATGAACGTATACAGTGCAACAGACCTAAAGCTCCTCGAAGGCATTGCTAATCAAGTTTCAGTTGCTATTGAAAATTCCCGGTTATATGCATCAGCGCAACGAGAGCTCGAGGAACGCCAGAACATAGAGGAACAACTCCGCGCTGCAGAAACCCGATACCGGGAGTTGGTGGAACGGATTCCGGCTGTCATTTATAGCGCTGAAACCGGTGACACCGGCCACTGGTTCTATGTCAGCCCACAAATCAAGTCCTTGCTCGGTTTCGAGCCAGAAGAATGGATCACAAACCCAAACCTTTGGTATCAGCAGATCCACCCGGAAGACCGGGATGATACGGTGAGAACTGAAGCTTTATCTCTCGAAAAGGGCCTTAGCATAGAAACCGAATACAGAATGATCGCAAAGGATGGCCGTGTGTTGTGGATACACGATCAGAGCATCAGCGTTTCTACATCAAACGACAAAAAGTTGATCGTACAAGGCATTCTGACAGATATCACTACCAGAAAACAGGCAGAGCTTTTCCTGAAAGAGAGCGAGGAAAGGTATCACAGATTGTTCGTCACAACCCATAGACAGGCACAGGAACTATCCCTTCTTAGTGCGGTTCAAAATACTTTAGCACGTGAACTTGACTTGGATGCTCTCTTTCACAAAGTAGTTGAAGAGATCGCCAAAATGTTCGGCTATATCTTTGTCAGTTTGTATATGCTCGAAGATGGACAACTACATTTGAAGCACCAGATCGGCTACGAGGCCGAAAACGTGCTCGAAACTATCTCACCCACTGAGGGGATTTCAGGTCAGGTACTCAATAACGGACAAGCGGTTTTGATCAAGGATGTAACAAACGAACCGAGATTCCTACGGGCATCCCCACAGATACAATCAGAGGTTTGTGTTCCACTTTTTGACGGAGATGAAATCTGTGGAACACTGAATGTGGAAAGTTCTAGCAATTATCCTTTGAACGAAGATGATCTGCGCTTGATGAACTTATTAGCAGAACAGATCAATATCGCCATTCGTCGCGCACGGTTGTACACAGAGAGAGCAGAAAACCTCGAACGAGAACAACACATCAACGATTTTGCACATGCCATCAGCAGTACTATCGACAACTTGCCGAATGCACTGGAAACAGCCGCAAGGGTCAGTGTGGCGTTGACAGGCGCAGAAACAGGGACTGTCAGCATCATGTCGGCAGATGGGTCCGCCATCGTTAATGCATATTCTTTCAATGAGCACAGGGATATTTCCCGTATCATCCCAAAAGGACAAGGGTTGACGTGGCTGGCCTATGAAAAAAGAAGGCCGATCATTGAAGACGAATATTCCAGACACCCAAATGCAATGCCAGAGTGGATAGCCACCGGAATACACGCGTTCATGAGCATTCCGATCATTAGCGCGGGAAAATCACTGGGTGTAATAGCTGTCTACAAAAGAAAGCCCGGGAGAAAATTTACACCCCGCGACCTTTCCATGTTGGAAGCGATAGCACAGGAAACGGCCATCGCTATTCAGAATGCTCAACTGTTCGATGCACTGCAAAAAGAGTTGATGAAGCACAGAGAGACGCAAGAGCGCTTGGTGCAATCTGTGAAGGAACTTGAAAATAAAAATGCCGAGCTTGAGCGCTTCACCTACACGGTTTCGCACGACTTGAAAAGCCCGATTGTGACGATTGCAGGGTTCCTGGGATTTCTTGAGGAAGACATCAAAAAAGAAAGACACGAAAAGATTCCTCATACGATCAGTCGCATCCGCGAGGCTGCAAAAAAAATGGAGCGTCTGCTCAGTGAATTGCTTGAACTTTCACGCATCGGACGTTTGATCAACCCACCAAAGGATATCCCATTCGGGGAGTTGGTGGAGGAAACGCTTGAGATGGTACACGGTCAATTAACCGAGAGACAGGTTGAGGTTAAGGTAGAGGCGGATCTTCCCGTTGTTCATGTAGACCACGTCCGCATGGTCGAAGTCCTGCAAAACCTTATCGTCAATGCGATCAAGTTTATGGGCGCTCAGGAACGTCCGATCATAGAAATTGGGATGCAGGAAAAAGATGGCAATAAAGTTTTTTTTGTAAAGGATAATGGCATGGGTGTTGCGCCAAAATTTCATGATCGCATCTTTGGGCTGTTCAACAAGCTGGATCCATCGAGCGATGGAACTGGCATCGGTCTTGCACTCGTAAAACGTATCATAGAGGTACATGGCGGTAAAATATGGGTAGAATCAGAGGTTGGAAAGGGCGCAACTTTCTTTTTCACGCTGGAAAATAAAGATCAATAG